The sequence CGTAGAACATTAAAAGCGGAAATGACATCCATCTATTTGCGTAATGAGTTTCTCCGTGCGTCACGGAGATCGTAATAAGTATGTATTTAGAAAGTGGAATTTTGACCTTCACCCAGATATTGTCTGCATGTAAACAGAGTCACTTTTAAGAATAGAAATTTACAGGGTCATTATTTTGTCCTCAGAATTGAGTGATAATTTCCCCCCTTGCTTCGATTAAACTAGTAACTTTTGCTGACTTTTGGTCCTGATTTCTTTGTGTTTTAAGTCAGAAAGTTGTCATTTGAAATAAGTTTAGTTTTTGCGCCATGTCTGTGAtgtgctttttttctctctacaaTTTTAAACAACTGAATAAACATCCTCtgagactggtgattccataatGTTTGCTCGGGGTTAGGATGGCCAACTCTGTCCCGCTTGGCGTGGGACGCGCACAGCATTTGAATTAACGGCACACGTGAATTGAGCTTCGTAGCGCGTGTGCACGATTCACAATTGCGCAATTCACGTGTGCCGCTAATTCAAAAGCTGTGTGGGTCAGTTGGTTACCCTACTTGGGGTTGTAGAGCAATCAttagtcaggtttccatccacccatgtttattaaaattttcaagaaacgcgaaaataaaactgaatggaaatgctaaaaattcagaaaaaaaggacccaaaattctcaaaaaaaaaaaaagaaaaaaaaaaaaagttttatggttggaagggggtggattttgaagcgtatcaaaaaaacaaaaaaaacaaacaaaaaaaacaatggaaactgtttttttttttttttttttaaataaacaccgACAAGATCTAGTCACAAAGCAATGGCGGACAATAAAGTAAGGTATCCttttggaattaattaaagaagcgaatattaataaatattaattaattaattttagatggaaaacagcaaagaaacgctacggtttatcaagaattacaaaagcaaactcataGGACATCATCTCACGGTGCAGcagtttcctgttttttttcttcttcttttaaattactggtggaAATTACTggaagccatcccaaagggatcaataaagtccagtctaagtctaagtcatcTCGATGGTGCAAACCGCCACCTACAGCGCGGAGTCCcttctcaagtcaagtcacatgtccgttttgtgcattttcaataaatttgctttaaaaaaaattctaaacaattggatggaaacctgactacagtggaacctctacttacgaacgtctcttcatacgaaattttcgagttacgaaacgcctcaacggaaaaatattgcctcttgttacgaaagagaTTTCttgatacgaaaggtaaaaatacattaccgaacacagcatactttcggctatggctattttctACCATGGGTAccatgagcgtaaatactagatcggtgtttgtgcatgtttctgacaTCCCATTGGcttagaggaacctctaccatgggtatctatgagcgtatactagatcggtgtctatacagcgtcctcatcattcatcccgcggcccatgaggtgttccgatagtttttcgtaaatgtatgaactaacggccaacgaatttgtgcaaaaattcaaacaattggtgattgatgaaggaacagtaagtttttaattgcgacgagacgggccttttttttggggggaaaaagatgcctcgccataccggaagtttccacgaagtttcagaatttgtttaaaagaatcgcccagaaaaagtgttcaccagtcgggcgtttgctcactaagatgagaaaaaaaaacaaaaaaaaagcaaacatccatggatcagttctttacaaaacaccaggcaaaaaaaaaaaaacacttctgagagagaggaacatgaaccaaagagggcaaaaaacgatgaggacagcagttaaaaaggtaaatgacggtgaattctttattctttgtttttttacattatgcacaactctcatttattgtgcaataatctaattgtaacatgtatttgttacatgttttgatgcatttttatgctttataaaacatttatgtctgaattttgggaggcttggaacggattagggcctttacatggaaaatgcgtctcgacTTCCAaacttttctacttaagaactttcttccagaaccaattaatttcgtaagtagaggtaccgcTGTATATTGTTGTCGATAGATGCAGAAATTTGTAAAACTGTTCTAGACTTACCTGACTTAAAGTCTTCTGATGGGCACTGGTCCTTCATTGCTGCAGCTAATAGAAACAGACACAAAATATAATTCAATATCAATTTCCAATACACACCCAACACCTTTCTCTGCACTGCGTTTGCCCCTGGAAAATCAGCAAGTATCACTTCCCAGCTGCCACAATTCTTACCAGATCTCCAGATGTCGAGATGAGCATATAGCATTTCTCCAAACTGCGAGGATCGTTCTCTGAAGTCAGCCTCTGTCATGGAGCACAAGTCCCTTCCACTCAGCTCCTTGAAGAGCACGCTAATCTGTGGCAGTCGGTACAAGTGCTCCGTCCACAACAGCCACTTGTAAACGTGCATGCAGCTCCAATTTAGTGGGTCTGTGGAGGAAAATTCAAATAGGAATTgaatattaacaaaaaataaataaatactcataGACATACGCTATTGTTTCATTGACATGATAAATAGTTCTTTCAATCAAGCTACTGAAtgcagaaaatgtaattttcgaatggctactgccacctgtggctgaaaaatgaaactgcatgttgctttctttgtttattaaaattttattgAGACAACCATAAGTCATAGTTTCCTGACAAAATCTGTTCATTTTAAagataagtgaaaataaataaataaaattctgcATGTTCCCTTCGTCACATACACAAATgcacacatgacgtcacatctgcagacagagggcgggaaattcgaacccaAATTCAGTTTGAAAAATATTGGCCAGAAGCTTGCAGGAATTCCTATTATGAACAACTAAGGcgttaaattagtcatttaaaaaatgtttcagtcataaatggtcaaataaaaaggctattgtaaagatatttttgggcaaattgttacaaagtgcAGCTTTAACCTGGcacccgtttttttttattttttttttttttttttaaggaatctTGAGTCCAAGTCGCAATGACTGGAAAATTCTAAATGGTACCACTTCTGGGGAAAATGCAGAAACGTGATTCATGGCTGCTCGTTGTTTTTGATACCGTATGTGCTTTGACACCGCAAACAATCAGCGTCACGGCGAAAGATTCTGAAGTCTGTCAGTTAAAAAGGAGCCGCGAGGATCGTCTGTTTGCACAAGGCGTGCGGGTCCCCAGAGGCTCATCAGGTGTATGTGCATATTGATAGCAAGAGCAGTGCGGTGTTTGAAGTTCAACCAATTGCTATTTAAATTGACACGAAACCAGTCATTGTACCTGGCGCAATGTTGAGCAGCTTGCAAGCTTTGTTGACATCACTCAGTACTTCTCCCACCACCATCGACTGGACCTGCTCCAGACAGTATTCCTCTGCTTCACCCTGCACATCAGTAGGAGCGTTCTGAGCCGGGCTGAGTATGGGCGGGCTTGGCTCTGGACTTCCCAAACAATGAGCAGGAAGAGCAACAGCCTCGCCAATCCTCAGTTCTCCGCTAGCTAACCCATCATAACCAGCAGGGTACACGTTATGCCAGCCAAGCTCCGGGAGGCCCAACAAACTGCGGGAAGGTTTGATATCGTCTGTCCCCTCCATCCAGCAAATCCCATCCCTGTCAGATGGGGAACTTATGCAGAAAGATGAGTATCCTGTGGAGTCCATGTGATCGTGACCTGAACTCCCCATCCTTATGCAAGGCTGCAAAAGAAAAGATATTACATCtgttaaaccaaaccaaacctatGCTGACATGAGGAAAGAGAATTTCGAAGAAAACAAGGTACAATTGTGTTTTTAGTTGGGGGTGTGAATGGCAATGAGCATGATGCACCACTGACTGCCGTTCCAAAGTTTAGTTGCAGTGAAAACTTGTTCTTCTAGATATTCCTTCCtgcaaaataaacaatctctctgTCATTATCCCCCTGTCTATGTGTTTGTGAGCAGAGAGCGTGAGTGAGCGCACACACCACACTAGGGCTGGCTATTGCCGCCAACcgcacgatacgtatcgcgatacgtaccGTATCGCGatgcgatacgtatcacgatacgatacgcatCGCGATACAGTACATatcgcgatacgatacgtatcgcgatgcaTATGTAgcccaatacatgatctccaaggcgatacgtatcccgatattttacattaatttacttgcattttataataacagtcatacgtaaaaggatatgtttattatgacggatgacaaaaatgttttttgttagcagctcttctggtttaccacctagcggcatgcctggtctaaatgtgtacgcactgcagagcaaggagcagttttcacacacacaccaggaaaatttattaatagccATGagtcgatatgagcaaaaatattacaattacagctctaaaatgtgcttatttgaaatatgtggggaaataaaaacagcattttttttcatgtaacatatTTTAtctcgttttt is a genomic window of Festucalex cinctus isolate MCC-2025b chromosome 2, RoL_Fcin_1.0, whole genome shotgun sequence containing:
- the LOC144013562 gene encoding SAM pointed domain-containing Ets transcription factor-like; the encoded protein is MDQERKLISIGTHFGLNDKPCIRMGSSGHDHMDSTGYSSFCISSPSDRDGICWMEGTDDIKPSRSLLGLPELGWHNVYPAGYDGLASGELRIGEAVALPAHCLGSPEPSPPILSPAQNAPTDVQGEAEEYCLEQVQSMVVGEVLSDVNKACKLLNIAPDPLNWSCMHVYKWLLWTEHLYRLPQISVLFKELSGRDLCSMTEADFRERSSQFGEMLYAHLDIWRSAAAMKDQCPSEDFKSANDNSWCNCPSQPIHLWQFLRELLLKPHNYSRCIRWINKEKGIFKIEDSAHVARLWGIRKNRPAMNYDKLSRSLRQYYKKGIIRKTDVSRRLVYQFVHPI